In Cryptomeria japonica chromosome 10, Sugi_1.0, whole genome shotgun sequence, a genomic segment contains:
- the LOC131040911 gene encoding uncharacterized protein LOC131040911 produces the protein MPMNARATVKLRQLSRRGDSSGSSGWSKRWSHCKKLSELGDGERELCRNRKNVMVVVDASPEAKIAMLWALSNLVNNLDTLILLHVIHTTHLTASRRADGSSCANYLRSLCKAGRPEVDVQAVVIQAAEKAATIVNQANKLHISVLILGQRRPSLLHRFLRKKDELVDYCIDHAECLTLGVSKQSSSIGGYLINSKWHKNFWLLA, from the exons ATGCCTATGAACGCTAGGGCTACAGTTAAGTTGAGGCAACTTAGCAGAAGAGGAGATTCTTCAGGGAGTTCAGGGTGGAGTAAGAGGTGGAGTCACTGCAAAAAGCTCTCAGAGTTGGGAGATGGAGAGCGAGAGCTTTGCAGGAACAGAAAGAATGTAATGGTGGTTGTGGATGCTTCTCCAGAGGCAAAAATAGCCATGCTCTGGGCTCTGAGTAATCTTGTTAACAATCTGGATACCCTCATCTTACTGCATGTCATTCACACCACTCATTTGACTGCATCCAGGCGTGCTGATGGATCCTCATGTGCAAACTATCTCAGATCCCTCTGCAAGGCGGGTAGGCCGGAG GTGGATGTGCAAGCAGTTGTAATACAAGCTGCTGAAAAGGCAGCTACCATTGTGAACCAGGCAAACAAACTGCACATTTCAGTGCTCATACTTGGACAAAGAAGGCCCTCCTTGTTACACAG GTTTCTTCGTAAGAAAGATGAGTTGGTAGACTACTGCATTGATCATGCAGAGTGCTTGACTCTGGGTGTGAGTAAACAGAGCAGCAGCATTGGTGGTTACCTTATCAACAGCAAATGGCACAAAAACTTCTGGCTTTTGGCTTGA